A single region of the Nitrospirota bacterium genome encodes:
- the ruvC gene encoding crossover junction endodeoxyribonuclease RuvC produces MNIIGIDPGTVCCGYGILSVNKKPYVPKYVASGDIRMSSKKPLPERLHILYGSLKDIILEHRPSHLCMEKVFYHKSIRSSMALGTTRGVVMLLAAQHGMPLFEYNPTEVKMALTGYGRAEKRQVQEMVLRILNLEPSLVMSEDTSDALALTICHINSSFELK; encoded by the coding sequence ATGAATATCATCGGCATCGACCCCGGGACGGTCTGCTGCGGCTACGGCATCCTGTCGGTGAATAAAAAACCATACGTCCCGAAATACGTTGCATCCGGCGACATAAGGATGAGCTCAAAGAAGCCCCTTCCTGAAAGGCTCCATATACTTTATGGCTCGCTGAAAGATATTATCCTTGAACACAGGCCTTCCCACCTCTGCATGGAAAAGGTCTTCTACCACAAAAGCATACGCTCTTCCATGGCGTTAGGCACCACCAGGGGGGTCGTCATGCTCCTTGCAGCTCAGCACGGCATGCCGCTTTTTGAATATAACCCGACAGAGGTAAAGATGGCTCTGACAGGTTACGGAAGGGCTGAAAAGAGACAGGTGCAGGAGATGGTCTTAAGGATTTTGAACCTTGAGCCGTCTCTTGTTATGAGCGAAGACACATCAGACGCCCTCGCCCTCACTATCTGCCACATTAATTCCTCTTTTGAGTTAAAATAA
- a CDS encoding YebC/PmpR family DNA-binding transcriptional regulator, whose amino-acid sequence MSGHSKWSGIKHKKAIVDAKKGKAFTRVTKEITVAARAGGGNPDMNPRLRLAIDNAKGVNMPADNIKRAIQKGTGELPGVSYEEITYEGYGPGGSAIIIETMTDNKTRTIAELRYIMSRNNGNMAESGSVSWIFENKGYLLVDKKECDEETLMTLALDAGADDVKNDPDEDSYEVLTSPEGFTNVRDHLEKNNIKFSLAKVMQIPKNYVKLNETDARKVLKLVDVLEDHDDVQNVYSNFDIPDEMMEE is encoded by the coding sequence ATGTCAGGACATTCAAAATGGTCCGGTATAAAACACAAAAAGGCCATAGTTGACGCAAAGAAGGGAAAGGCATTCACCAGGGTCACCAAAGAGATAACCGTTGCAGCAAGAGCCGGCGGCGGCAACCCTGATATGAACCCGAGGCTTAGGCTCGCAATTGATAATGCCAAAGGAGTCAATATGCCTGCTGACAACATCAAGCGGGCTATACAGAAAGGCACAGGCGAACTTCCGGGAGTCTCGTATGAAGAGATAACATACGAGGGGTACGGCCCGGGCGGCTCGGCGATAATCATCGAGACGATGACAGACAACAAGACAAGGACCATCGCCGAACTCAGGTATATCATGAGCAGGAATAACGGAAATATGGCAGAGTCAGGGAGCGTGTCCTGGATATTTGAGAATAAAGGCTATCTGCTCGTCGATAAAAAAGAATGCGATGAAGAGACCCTAATGACATTGGCTCTTGACGCAGGCGCGGATGATGTAAAAAATGACCCGGATGAGGACAGCTATGAAGTGCTGACCTCGCCTGAAGGCTTCACCAATGTCAGGGATCACCTTGAAAAAAACAATATAAAGTTCAGCCTCGCTAAGGTCATGCAGATACCGAAGAATTATGTGAAGCTAAATGAGACAGACGCGAGAAAGGTACTGAAGCTTGTGGATGTTCTCGAAGATCACGACGATGTGCAGAATGTATATTCAAACTTCGATATCCCGGATGAGATGATGGAAGAATAA